TTAATAAATTTCCCCCAAACAATTCGTTTCGCCGCAATTTGTAAATTAGCTGTTTCGTCCACAATGCAAGGATTTTTACCTCCTAATTCTAAAGTTACAGGCGTTAGATGTTGTGCAGCTGCTTTGGCTACAATTTTACCTACTGCCACACTACCAGTAAAGAAAATGTAATCCCAACGTTGTTCCAATAATTGAGTCGCAACTGAAGCATCACCTTGAATTACTTCAACATGATTGATTGAAAATACTTTAGAGATGATTTTCTGAATGATTGCTGCCGTGTTAGGGGTTAATTCAGAAGGTTTTAATAGGACTTGGTTTCCTGCAGCAACAGCTGCAATTAGAGGACAAAGAGCCAATTGAAAAGGATAATTCCAAGGTGAAATAATCAGAACTTTACCATAGGGTTCTTTGTAAATATAATCAGAAGAGGGAATGTTAACTACAAAAGGGAATACCCTTTTCGGCTTTGCCCAACGACTTAAATTTTTAATGGTGTGTTTTAAATCGGAGATAACATAACTTGTTTCGGTTACTACAGCTTCAAATTCAGGTTTGTTAAAGTCTGCTTTTAAAGCGCTAATAATTTCGTTTTCATGAACGATTATAGTCTCCAATAAACGAGTTAATAATTCTTTACGGTAACCAATATTTGATTTGTAATTCATAACCAAGATGAGTTAATTTGGTATGCAATTTAATTTTTAAAATTGAATTAATCAAAAAATTAAAAATTATAATTTAGACTGCTTTCCAAATTACATCATCAGGAGTAGGAGC
This sequence is a window from Flavobacterium ammoniigenes. Protein-coding genes within it:
- a CDS encoding aldehyde dehydrogenase — its product is MNYKSNIGYRKELLTRLLETIIVHENEIISALKADFNKPEFEAVVTETSYVISDLKHTIKNLSRWAKPKRVFPFVVNIPSSDYIYKEPYGKVLIISPWNYPFQLALCPLIAAVAAGNQVLLKPSELTPNTAAIIQKIISKVFSINHVEVIQGDASVATQLLEQRWDYIFFTGSVAVGKIVAKAAAQHLTPVTLELGGKNPCIVDETANLQIAAKRIVWGKFINAGQTCIAPDYILVHQKSKAQFIQYLKEEITHAYGDNPEISPDYARIINAKNWSRLVGMLESDKVIFGGKYDSETNYLAPTLIDENNLDSLIMQDEIFGPLLPIVTYNNESEIDTIIAKYEKPLALYVFSERNNFCDTIISKHSFGGGCINDTMVHFSNNKLPFGGVGHSGIGAYHGQLSFDIFSHHKAVVKKATWIDLPLRYAPYKGKLTIVKKILNWL